A section of the Castanea sativa cultivar Marrone di Chiusa Pesio chromosome 12, ASM4071231v1 genome encodes:
- the LOC142619892 gene encoding uncharacterized protein LOC142619892, translating to MAKVSKVRRKTNARNHGVTRSPSPSCCRNTFKDVLLKKRRSKASDKKDWKNATCPVCLEYPHNAVLLLCSSYNKGCRTFMCATSHRYSNCLEQYKKAYTKVTPIQSSQHLDGLMENSSLISGLEHHNEKMEVPELLCPLCRGQVKGWTVVEPARKYLNAKKRSCMLDDCSFVGTYKQLRKHVRSKHPLACPRAVDPVLKEKWKRLEREREQSDVISTIISSTPGAVVLGDYVLEPNYGDTSDSDLDDYFDDAFFPLASFDRGRTHGIYSRSRNTRDHGSFDGDFVHATAVRSAASYGRGVRSAASYGRGIRSAASYGHGERSLQVARSRRQWRRHIRATLF from the coding sequence ATGGCTAAAGTCAGCAAAGTGCGACGTAAGACTAACGCCCGTAATCATGGAGTTACTCGGTCTCCATCGCCATCTTGCTGTCGGAATACTTTCAAAGATGTTCTCCTTAAGAAGAGACGTTCAAAAGCATCAGACAAGAAAGATTGGAAAAATGCAACCTGCCCAGTTTGTTTGGAGTACCCTCACAATGCTGTTCTCCTTCTTTGTTCCTCTTATAACAAGGGTTGTCGCACTTTTATGTGTGCCACTAGCCATCGGTATTCCAACTGTCTTGAGCAATACAAGAAAGCCTACACAAAAGTAACTCCCATTCAAAGTTCTCAACATTTGGATGGGTTAATGGAAAATTCAAGTTTAATTTCTGGTCTGGAGCATCACAATGAAAAGATGGAAGTGCCAGAGCTTTTATGCCCTCTCTGTCGTGGGCAGGTGAAGGGTTGGACTGTGGTTGAGCCAGCAAGAAAATATCTGAATGCAAAGAAGAGATCCTGCATGCTGGATGATTGTTCATTTGTTGGAACTTATAAGCAACTCAGAAAACACGTTAGGTCGAAGCACCCATTGGCCTGCCCGCGAGCAGTGGACCCTGTACTTAAAGAAAAATGGAAGAGGCTTGAGCGTGAGAGGGAGCAAAGTGATGTGATCAGCACAATTATCTCATCAACACCTGGGGCTGTGGTTCTGGGGGACTATGTGTTAGAGCCTAACTATGGTGACACTTCTGATTCTGATTTGGATGACTATTTTGATGATGCTTTCTTTCCTCTGGCATCATTTGATCGTGGACGTACTCATGGCATTTACTCACGGAGTAGAAATACTAGGGACCATGGCTCGTTTGATGGTGATTTTGTGCATGCTACAGCTGTTCGTTCTGCTGCTTCATATGGACGTGGTGTTCGTTCTGCTGCTTCATATGGACGTGGTATTCGTTCTGCTGCTTCATATGGACATGGTGAACGTAGTTTACAAGTTGCACGTTCAAGGAGGCAATGGAGGCGGCATATAAGAGCAACACTTTTCTGA